One Drosophila virilis strain 15010-1051.87 chromosome 5, Dvir_AGI_RSII-ME, whole genome shotgun sequence DNA window includes the following coding sequences:
- the SCCRO3 gene encoding DCN1-like protein 3, producing MGNCLKCFQSSSSSAAPTLPTSSSSPNASHTLNANSCQAATSIGNCYDIVGVNANERCAIYSDRPRETDELLSNRTPLKPANNCDTKRNSFKSLGLLNGSAPTMSEIITTAVKESMEVSDQTLNKLFEIYKDPDDEDMILTDGIERLCNDLNYQPDEFAILVLAWCLDASQMCRFTKTEFIDGLHKMRADTIASIRLRLEQTIEMLKVDSEMFKQLYRFTFRFGLEPDQRVLSLEMAIDLWKLVFTVQTPDLFSNWVIFLEKHPNIRRIPKDTWNMYLNFTEQCDIENYDDTEAWPSLFDDFVEYEKNRALEVTVHDDDNNNDDPLQSHVKAGGDTRHVS from the exons ATGGGCAATTGCCTGAAATGCTTccagtcgtcgtcgtcgtccgcCGCACCAACATTGCCAACAAGCAGCTCATCTCCAAACGCATCGCACACATTGAACGCCAACAGCTGCCAAGCGGCCACCAGCATTGGCAACTGCTACGATATCGTTGGGGTGAATGCGAATGAACGTTGCGCCATATACAGCGACAGGCCACGCG AAACCGATGAATTGCTCTCTAATCGAACTCCACTCAAGCCAGCAAATAATTGTGATACTAAGCGTAATAGTTTTAAGTCCTTAGGCTTGCTTAATGGAAGTGCGCCAACCATGAGCGAAATTATAACAACTG CGGTCAAGGAATCCATGGAGGTGTCAGATCAAACGCTAAATAAACTATTTGAGATCTACAAAGATCCAGACGATGAAGATATGATACTCACTGATGGCATTGAACGTCTGTGCAATGATCTTAACTATCAGCCGGATGAGTTTGCAATACTTGTGCTTGCCTGGTGCCTCGATGCATCACAGATGTGCCGCTTCACCAAAACTGAATTTATTGACGGCCTGCACAAGATGCGGGCAGATACAATTGCGAGCATACGCTTAAGACTTGAACAGACTATTGAGATGCTTAAGGTTGATTCGGAAATGTTTAAGCAGCTCTATCGTTTTACGTTTCG ttTTGGCTTGGAGCCAGATCAGCGCGTGCTGTCGCTGGAAATGGCAATCGATTTGTGGAAACTAGTGTTCACTGTACAAACACCTGATCTCTTTTCAAACTGGGTAATCTTCCTCGAAAAGCATCCGAACATACGCCGCATACCCAAGGATACATGGAACATGTACCTCAATTTTACTGAACAATGTGATATAGAAAATTATGATGATACCGAAGCGTGGCCAAGTCTCTTCGATGACTTTGTCGAATATGAAAAGAATCGTGCACTGGAGGTGACCGTCCACGATGATGATAACAACAATGATGATCCATTGCAGAGCCATGTCAAGGCCGGCGGCGATACGCGTCACGTGTCATAG
- the sug gene encoding zinc finger protein GLIS2 homolog translates to MDILVQKPNFCHSSSSSSSEYYEPPASSYYTPYNTPPYIAQNGTGSWLPEQQLPQMQYLRFPTPPITPPRIAAAPVAVESGLSPRTQSVIMKCTKQSSTSGSGSPTESCSEQSSCSDSDFLCNWHDCGRVFESLEALAQHVTLRHAIASLLDGLYYCRWSGCQRSERGFNARYKMLVHVRTHTKEKPHRCHLCEKSFSRAENLKIHIRSHSGEKPYKCHFEGCLKAYSNSSDRFKHTRTHSMEKPYMCKVPGCQKRYTDPSSLRKHVKTFKHSIQLIQSQTSTCMLEGNESPYTCLPPAQPHPQPHPQPQPQPLPAPVAAPQPEPAAPRTAYYLDLTDRDNVASDYTLQPKHNSEYASTDYWLSTREHNYRYLHSEDYSMDMELDLPTPLDLRVHRS, encoded by the exons ATGGATATATTAGTACAAAAGCCCAATTTctgtcacagcagcagcagcagcagcagcgaataCTACGAGCCGCCGGCGAGCAGCTATTATACGCCGTACAATACGCCGCCGTACATAGCACAGAACGGAACCGGCAGCTGGCTGCCCGAACAGCAGTTGCCGCAGATGCAGTACCTCCGGTTTCCCACGCCTCCGATAACACCACCACGCATCGCAGCTGCTCCAGTTGCTGTTGAGTCCGGCTTGAGTCCACGCACGCAGTCCGTCATCATGAAGTGCACAAAGCAGAGCTCGACTTCTGGTTCCGGTTCGCCGACAGAATCCTGCAGCGAAcagagcagctgcagcgacagCGATTTTCTCTGCAATTGGCACGATTGCGGCAG AGTTTTTGAATCTTTGGAGGCGCTGGCACAACACGTCACCTTACGTCATGCGATCGCCTCGCTGCTGGATGGCCTCTACTATTGCCGCTGGAGCGGCTGTCAGCGCAGCGAGCGCGGCTTCAATGCACGCTACAAGATGCTCGTCCATGTGCGCACCCATACCAAGGAGAAGCCGCATCGGTGTCATCTGTGCGAGAAGTCGTTCTCGCGTGCCGAAAATCTCAAAATCCACATACGCTCACATTCGGGCGAGAAGCCCTACAAGTGCCACTTCGAGGGCTGCCTGAAGGCCTACTCGAACTCCTCGGATCGGTTCAAGCATACGCGCACGCACTCCATGGAAAAGCCCTATATGTGCAAGGTGCCCGGCTGCCAGAAACGCTACACAGATCCCTCCTCGCTGCGCAAGCACGTAAAGACCTTCAAGCACAGCATTCAGCTGATCCAGAGTCAGACTTCCACCTGCATGCTGGAGGGCAACGAGTCGCCCTACACTTGCCTGCCGCCGGCACAGCCGCACCCGCAGCCGCacccgcagccgcagccacagcccCTGCCCGCGCCCGTTGCCGCACCACAGCCAGAGCCCGCCGCACCCAGAACAGCCTACTATTTGGACCTGACCGATCGTGACAACGTGGCAAGCGACTATACGCTGCAACCCAAGCACAATAGCGAATATGCCAGCACAGACTACTGGCTGAGCACGCGGGAGCACAACTATCGTTATTTGCACAGCGAGGACTATTCTATGGATATGGAACTGGACTTACCCACGCCGCTTGATCTGCGCGTGCACAGAAGTTGA
- the LOC6626075 gene encoding serine-rich adhesin for platelets, whose protein sequence is MPCESCGIEFTVFRRKRSCFDCRRYYCNNCLTATTARRCQRCAIFAQRPLLHADLLKLKPKDLIFYLQSKHISTEGCLEKEELVGLVLAHVAQSDRDTGRPPNNSPGRGQANPMDSLKQTCQNFFTNLSDNISDSLASFDTKSNTKSTTDNSRANSRHASHDNGATSSSSPPPPPTHIFEQPRVSTREIPTYASAAQVQTPVRTPATARTNSTEVAHVHVSPSTSSTHTTTSPTAAPEPKSVSVMATEAARLLHNIERDNSECECSDDEIITTFSERTSLKNSENSAGQASLSRPPLETSTAGLGATTTATATTTGTTTNTSPGFSKQGSLSSKVDACGADASSQSSFEELGAIGGISDESKAATDTNSSNLDQWQILEQTAPSSSSQALQQQGSPTQTETATEEILEVTVRDVPGEAPSFEQRTVTVPQAPQRTKKVTRRRSDGYLNRRHHSSDDESPVAPNGLALSTLSEQPEPGAASSSSCQRCGKNKTNIRRHVDRMRRHLENSQMSEEDIKHELQEFLSYLEQRTKSVDCSEADSHAISPLSGADAGSIADAGAAGLPITPTIEFSPTQDDNETHWEDDEGIHVYASSLGFEPGNSMDSRFVNLEDFEDRKDLENLTVKQLKEVLMLHRVDYKGCCEKQELLDRVCRLWKTMRTAPAVEKLATDELCKICMDAPIECVFLECGHMATCTNCGKVLNECPICRQYIVRVVRFFRA, encoded by the exons atgccCTGCGAAAGCTGTGGCATTGAGTTCACGGTCTTTCGCCGTAAGCGCAGCTGTTTCGACTGCAG GCGCTATTACTGCAACAATTGCTTGACGGCGACGACGGCGCGCCGCTGCCAGCGCTGTGCAATATTTGCCCAACGGCCGCTGTTGCACGCGGATTTGTTGAAACTAAAGCCAAAAGATTTAATATTCTATTTGCAATCCAAACACATTTCCACTGAAGGCTGCCTGG AGAAAGAGGAACTGGTCGGTCTGGTGCTGGCACATGTCGCTCAGTCGGATCGCGATACGGGCCGGCCGCCCAACAATAGTCCCGGACGTGGCCAAGCCAATCCCATGGACAGTCTGAAGCAAACGTGCCAAAACTTTTTCACCAATCTGAGTGACAATATCAGTGATTCCTTAGCGTCCTTTGACACAAAGTCCAATACTAAATCAACGACGGACAACAGTCGGGCCAACAGTCGACATGCATCCCATGATAATGGAGCAACGTCGTCatcgtcgccgccgccgccgccgacgcaCATTTTTGAGCAGCCGCGTGTTTCCACGCGCGAAATTCCAACGTATGCGAGTGCAGCTCAAGTGCAGACACCTGTACGCACGCCAGCCACAGCGAGAACCAACTCCACGGAGGTAGCGCATGTGCATGTCAGTCCATCGACCTCGTCGACGCACACGACAACATCGCCCACAGCCGCACCGGAGCCCAAATCTGTGTCTGTGATGGCCACAGAAGCGGCTAGGCTGCTGCACAATATTGAGCGTGATAACTCGGAGTGTGAATGCTCGGATGATGAGATAATAACCACGTTCAGTGAACGCACATCGCTCAAGAATAGCGAGAACAGCGCTGGCCAGGCAAGCCTAAGCCGGCCACCCTTGGAGACAAGCACTGCGGGTCTGGGTGCGACGACGACAGCAACTGCGACGACAACAGGAACGACCACAAACACCAGTCCTGGCTTCTCCAAGCAGGGCTCCCTTAGCTCCAAGGTGGACGCATGCGGTGCAGACGCTTCGTCGCAGTCCAGCTTCGAGGAGCTGGGCGCCATTGGCGGCATTTCGGACGAGAGCAAAGCGGCAACCGataccaacagcagcaacctgGATCAGTGGCAAATACTGGAACAAACAgcgccaagcagcagcagccaagcgctgcagcagcagggctCACCCACGCAAACCGAGACGGCTACGGAGGAAATTCTAGAGGTGACGGTGCGGGATGTGCCTGGCGAGGCGCCTAGCTTTGAGCAGCGCACTGTCACGGTGCCGCAGGCGCCGCAGCGCACCAAAAAGGTAACACGACGTCGCTCCGACGGCTACCTGAATCGTCGCCATCATTCCAGCGATGATGAATCGCCAGTTGCGCCCAACGGATTGGCCTTGAGCACACTGAGCGAACAGCCTGAGCCGGGCGCAgcctccagcagcagctgtcagcGTTGTGGCaagaataaaacaaatattcgCCGACATGTGGACAGGATGCGTCGACATTTGGAGAATTCGCAAATGTCTGAGGAGGATATCAAGCATGAGCTGCAAGAGTTTCTCAGTTACCTGGAGCAGCGCACCAAGTCTGTGGACTGCTCCGAAGCGGACAGTCATGCCATCTCGCCGCTGAGCGGCGCAGATGCGGGCAGCATAGCGGACGCTGGTGCCGCCGGCTTGCCGATAACGCCAACGATTGAGTTCTCGCCCACACAGGATGATAACGAAACGCATTGGGAGGATGACGAGGGCATTCATGTGTATGCCTCGTCCCTGGGCTTTGAGCCGGGCAACAGCATGGACTCACGTTTCGTAAACTTGGAAGACTTTGAGGATCG AAAAGACTTGGAGAATCTAACGGTGAAACAGTTAAAGGAGGTTCTAATGTTGCATCGCGTTGACTACAAAGGCTGCTGCGAGAAACAGGAGCTGCTCGATCGCGTTTGCAGACTATGGAAGACTATGCGCACAGCGCCAG cTGTTGAGAAACTTGCCACGGATGAACTTTGTAAGATATGCATGGATGCGCCCATTGAGTGCGTTTTTCTGGAATGTGGTCATATGGCCACCTGCACCAATTGCGGAAAGGTGCTAAACGAGTGCCCGATTTGTCGACAATATATTGTACGAGTTGTAAGATTCTTTAGGGCGTAA